One region of Ostrinia nubilalis chromosome 14, ilOstNubi1.1, whole genome shotgun sequence genomic DNA includes:
- the LOC135077912 gene encoding uncharacterized protein LOC135077912: MAFMMPVVKNDWDIYNSQRSRRTSESAEKSIGRVRKVSESRSEGPALGAMGARGALSPHRSAPAMRSLSYCRAPPSRASLRVDSPKSSANVAPQKDSDKFHSRLVEKLKRALGRDGRRDERSS; the protein is encoded by the coding sequence ATGGCGTTCATGATGCCGGTAGTGAAGAACGACTGGGACATCTACAACTCCCAGCGTTCGCGGCGGACTTCGGAGTCCGCGGAGAAGAGTATCGGGCGGGTGCGGAAGGTGTCGGAGTCTCGGTCGGAGGGGCCAGCTTTGGGGGCCATGGGGGCCCGTGGGGCGCTGAGCCCGCACCGCAGTGCGCCCGCTATGCGCTCGCTGTCTTACTGCCGCGCGCCGCCGTCTCGCGCGTCGTTGCGCGTCGACAGCCCCAAGAGCTCGGCTAACGTGGCGCCGCAGAAGGACTCGGACAAGTTTCACAGCAGGTTGGTGGAGAAGCTGAAGCGGGCGCTGGGCCGCGACGGGCGGCGGGACGAGCGCAGCTCATGA
- the LOC135078272 gene encoding uncharacterized protein LOC135078272 has protein sequence MSTVDKFIERFIFEGELDDSQHEFFIRKDAAYVGARSKRYWDKGYHLAPGAVPGFLRPLARFILLCGLPGQGCHLAPGAVPAFLRPLARFILLCGKSLRLLKLCSPGDPLVLLVSSDHPRIECCRSFEELARQQELLRVYRTRCLFVREPASLRQLLLNREAERKAFAEMATLKQAETMEKIIAERKRLAQLIIAEKQHSLRVLEAAMAEAKAAKLKAKQRERRRYQLELEAEKATEEVDSKLRDDERNKIMEYYSKLNMEVEKSKIHTEWKMKRLQLDQSRMQLLSTEERNLKREKLELEHQRNEVMAMSTQSDCFRDESDPKDDEIVAAIDPKMTKSDSLVIGESSSPNDNAKSTSDMFSVLCNAAKSIFGVSKTPDDNNVLKLDAQGNILPDTTTSSEVIGNKLDWAHDNEQFLKMRQEAYLNKQKVMAHEFGQLDKENNPMKDPPLIPSIDEENNFEDIWSPFAEAKRNKLKVLGAEFGMAKPEGAPIVTEPRTDAHKEALVNRQKVLGVEYNLPKDMTKREPATEAQEEALVNKQKIMGVEYNLPAEETVQREPANEAQEEALVNRNKIMGVEYNLPAEETIRKEPANIAQEEALVNRNKIMGVEYNLPAEETAQKEPATEAQEEAVVNRNKIMGVEYNLPAIEIAQREPANAAQEEALVNRNKIMGVEYNLPIEIAPREPATKAQHEALANRHKVMGVEYNLPLDATRREPATEAQEQALKNRKKVMNSDFEGIEPSRKPQRSGLTLNLKPFGETSTQLLGVTPNTGAVTPGEFYSRLDLETPTTADVPLESAVTSDFYTPRSEGSKDLDSGKKTDKDLITSEGFTFPVIDDDTIDSENISDVQTGESPEVSPSKIGLENKNFKRNISFFNILDGSYNLDEFDPFGVKDLKSYSKDHFHSKMDLEMASSCYTHPAIIMEEVKKRPYSNIFASHFEEEKDEKITNDNIATLTACLQRSVMLPLTYQLEIVNNSILTYFLVNLDMYEHLRSLKDYFFLMDGEFSRSICHNLFSKLTKTLNPQELLNFATLHNILDKALGSSISHVHKFSENLSFTITESPLSFQHSSPDVLQCLSLTYAVCWPLNIILSQEALLRYAKVFQFLLKMRRIFWVLGEDFESLKLSVKLSKQNSRKLLKSPHYTSIQIYRHIMASMIRALDNYIVTTCILSSWTEFENDLTKARTLDDLYECHVVYIKKVLFRCLLNNRSTPVMKLLNDIFTVILKFSRVLKAGEWQQQEPNGHFTHTSFTQLEELFHLFEKLAKYLHKVVTKLMECGYQRHLVELLTMVNLNGYYDPERTKEDHNVSAMSTGF, from the exons ATGTCTACTGTAGATAA GTTCATAGAGCGCTTCATATTCGAAGGCGAACTCGACGACAGCCAGCACGAGTTCTTCATTCGCAAGGACGCGGCGTACGTCGGCGCGCGCTCCAAGCGATACTGGGACAAGGGCTACCACCTGGCTCCCGGCGCCGTGCCCGGCTTCCTTCGGCCGCTGGCGCGCTTCATCCTGCTGTGCG GGCTACCGGGACAGGGCTGCCACCTGGCTCCCGGCGCCGTGCCCGCCTTCCTGCGGCCGCTGGCGCGCTTCATCCTGCTGTGCGGCAAGTCGCTGCGCCTGCTCAAGCTGTGCAGCCCTGGC GACCCCCTAGTGCTACTAGTGTCTTCCGACCACCCTCGCATCGAGTGCTGTCGTTCATTCGAAGAGTTAGCTCGACAGCAAGAACTCTTACGAGTGTACCGCACTCGATGCCTATTCGTGAGGGAGCCGGCGTCGCTGAGACAACTCCTGCTCAATAGAGAGGCCGAGAGGAAGGCATTTGCTGAGATGGCTACTTTGAAGCAAGCTGAGACCATGGAGAAGATTATTG CCGAACGCAAACGTCTCGCCCAACTCATAATAGCTGAAAAGCAGCACTCCCTACGAGTGCTTGAAGCAGCTATGGCCGAAGCAAAGGCGGCCAAGCTGAAGGCCAAGCAACGTGAGAGGCGCCGCTACCAGTTGGAACTTGAGGCTGAAAAAGCTACGGAGGAGGTCGACTCCAAACTGAGGGACGATGAGAG GAACAAGATAATGGAATATTACTCGAAGCTAAATATGGAAGTTGAGAAGAGTAAAATTCACACGGAGTGGAAAATGAAACGATTGCAACTAGACCAAAGTAGAATGCAGCTTCTATCAACCGAAGAACGAAACCTCAAAAGAGAGAAGTTAGAACTTGAACATCAGCGAAACGAAGTGATGGCGATGTCCACACAAAGCGACTGTTTCAGAGACGAAAGCGATCCCAAAGATGATGAAATTGTCGCAGCTATTGATCCCAAAATGACAAAATCAGATTCCTTGGTCATAGGAGAGAGTTCAAGCCCAAATGATAACGCTAAATCAACCAGTGACATGTTCAGTGTTCTTTGCAATGcagcaaaaagtatttttggtGTTTCGAAAACTCCAGATGACAATAACGTGCTCAAATTAGATGCCCAAGGAAATATTTTACCTGACACTACAACTTCCAGCGAAGTGATAGGAAACAAACTCGACTGGGCACACGATAATGAACAGTTTTTGAAGATGAGACAAGAGGCATATTTGAACAAGCAAAAGGTAATGGCACACGAGTTTGGGCAGCTGGATAAAGAGAACAATCCAATGAAAGATCCGCCCCTGATACCTTCGATAGACGAAGAGAACAATTTTGAAGATATTTGGTCTCCATTCGCGGAAGCGAAACGCAATAAATTGAAAGTTCTTGGGGCAGAGTTTGGTATGGCCAAACCAGAGGGGGCGCCAATCGTGACTGAACCGAGGACTGATGCTCATAAAGAGGCGTTGGTCAACAGGCAGAAAGTGCTAGGTGTTGAGTATAACCTGCCCAAAGATATGACTAAAAGAGAGCCGGCAACAGAGGCGCAGGAGGAGGCTTTAGTGAACAAGCAAAAGATTATGGGTGTGGAGTATAATCTTCCAGCGGAAGAAACTGTTCAAAGGGAGCCAGCAAACGAGGCACAGGAAGAAGCTTTAGTTAATAGGAACAAGATTATGGGGGTAGAATACAATCTGCCAGCAGAAGAAACCATAAGAAAAGAACCAGCGAATATAGCTCAGGAGGAAGCATTAGTTAATAGAAACAAAATAATGGGCGTTGAGTACAATCTGCCAGCTGAAGAAACTGCGCAAAAAGAGCCAGCAACCGAGGCCCAAGAAGAAGCTGTAGTGAACAGAAACAAAATTATGGGGGTTGAATACAACCTTCCAGCAATAGAGATCGCTCAGAGAGAGCCAGCAAACGCAGCACAAGAAGAAGCATTAgtgaatagaaataaaataatgggcGTTGAGTATAACCTTCCAATAGAAATCGCTCCGAGAGAGCCAGCCACCAAAGCTCAGCACGAAGCTTTAGCTAACAGACACAAAGTGATGGGCGTCGAATACAACCTCCCTTTAGACGCGACCAGAAGAGAACCGGCAACCGAAGCTCAGGAACAGGCCTTGAAGAATCGGAAGAAGGTTATGAATTCAGATTTTGAGGGCATAGAGCCTAGTCGGAAACCACAACGGTCGGGCTTGACCTTGAATTTGAAGCCGTTTGGAGAGACTTCGACTCAGTTGTTGGGAGTTACTCCGAACACTGGAGCGGTGACCCCAGGAGAGTTCTATTCCAGG CTGGACTTAGAAACACCAACCACTGCAGATGTGCCTCTCGAAAGCGCTGTGACCAGTGACTTCTATACCCCCCGAAGCGAAGGCAGCAAGGATTTAGACTCCGGCAAGAAGACCGACAAAGACCTAATCACTTCCGAAGGCTTCACCTTCCCGGTCATAGACGATGATACCATAGACTCGGAGAACATAAGCGACGTCCAAACCGGTGAAAGTCCTGAAGTATCTCCATCTAAAATAGGCCTggaaaataaaaacttcaaACGCAACATATCCTTTTTCAACATTCTAGACGGGTCTTACAATCTTGATGAGTTTGATCCATTCGGAGTAAAAGATTTGAAAAGTTATTCCAAAGACCATTTTCACAGTAAAATGGATTTGGAAATGGCGTCATCGTGCTATACGCATCCAGCTATTATTATGGAGGAGGTGAAAAAACGCCCGTATTCGAATATCTTTGCATCCCATTTCGAGGAGGAAAAGgatgaaaaaattacaaatgaTAATATAGCTACGTTGACGGCTTGCCTTCAAAGGTCGGTCATGCTACCTCTGACTTACCAGCTGGAGATTGTGAACAACTCGATTTTGACGTATTTTCTGGTAAACTTGGATATGTATGAGCATCTGAGGAGTTTGAAGGATTACTTCTTCCTGATGGATGGAGAGTTTTCCAGGAGTATTTGCCACAACTTGTTTTCGAAGCTGACGAAGACGTTGAATCCGCAAGAGCTGCTCAATTTTGCAACGTTGCACAAcatccttgataaggcattggGTTCTTCGATATCAC ATGTCCACAAATTCTCGGAAAACCTCTCGTTCACGATAACGGAGTCGCCTCTAAGCTTCCAGCACAGTTCGCCAGACGTTCTCCAGTGTCTATCGCTCACTTACGCGGTGTGCTGGCCGCTTAACATCATTCTGTCGCAGGAGGCACTGCTGCGGTACGCCAAAGTGTTTCAATTCTTGCTGAAGATGAGGAGGATCTTTTGGGTGTTGGGTGAAGATTTTGAG tCTCTAAAACTATCCGTGAAACTGTCAAAGCAAAACTCAAGAAAGCTTCTCAAGTCCCCTCACTACACATCAATCCAAATATATCGCCACATAATGGCGTCCATGATCCGCGCTTTAGACAACTACATCGTCACCACATGCATACTGTCTTCCTGGACGGAGTTCGAGAATGACCTCACCAAGGCTCGAACCCTGGACGATTTGTACGAATGCCACGTGGTGTATATCAAGAAGGTGTTATTCAGATGTCTGCTGAATAACAGGTCTACGCCAGTCATGAAGTTGCTGAACGATATATTCACGGTTATACTGAAGTTTAGCAGGGTTTTGAAGGCTGG CGAATGGCAACAACAAGAACCCAACGGTCACTTCACACACACCAGCTTTACGCAACTCGAAGAATTGTTCCATCTGTTCGAGAAGCTCGCCAAATACCTTCACAAGGTCGTCACGAAGCTTATGGAGTGTGGTTACCAGCGACACTTGGTGGAACTGCTCACTATGGTCAACCTGAACGGGTATTATGACCCAGAGAGGACAAAAGAAGACCACAACGTGAGTGCTATGTCTACAGGATTTTGA